Proteins encoded in a region of the Gammaproteobacteria bacterium genome:
- a CDS encoding glycosyltransferase: protein MSQGLHLPARQWVGPEVFCVIGDLDVGGTERHLAQVLPELVARGVRPVVYTLTHRGVLAPVLESAGVQVIAPPAADRIRLLPRWLRAGVILPLTTLCLAYQLVRRRPSVAHFYLPAAYLLGGFCSLAAGVPVRVMSRRSLNRYQARHRVLAGLERWLHRRMTAVLGNSQAVVRDLLTEGVSPERVGLLHNGIDLRPFAGPARRDSLRAQFGVSEETLLIICVANLIPYKGHRDLFQALAGIRASLGVDWRLLCVGEGGEYRHVLEAEAKRLGIEAHVHFLGSRSDVPALLMASDVGVLASHEEGFSNSILEGMAAGLPMVVTAVGGNGEAVEDGETGRVVPPQDLHALGLALAELAVDPELRKRFGSAGRARVAQRYSLEVCVARYAGLYEGLLTQPATPVTSLLPQPEASEAVSEPGLRLGSGTGREPPFPGQSVPASVRVAGSE from the coding sequence GTCGGAGGCACCGAGCGCCACCTCGCGCAGGTCCTGCCGGAACTCGTGGCGCGGGGGGTGCGGCCGGTCGTTTACACTCTGACGCATCGAGGGGTCCTGGCCCCAGTTCTCGAATCCGCGGGTGTCCAGGTGATCGCGCCCCCTGCGGCCGACCGAATCCGGCTGCTACCCCGTTGGCTTCGCGCAGGGGTCATCCTGCCCCTCACTACCCTCTGCCTCGCGTATCAGTTGGTGCGTCGGCGACCGTCGGTCGCCCATTTCTACCTGCCTGCGGCCTATCTGCTCGGTGGGTTCTGCAGCCTTGCGGCGGGGGTCCCCGTGCGCGTGATGAGCCGGCGGAGTCTGAACCGATACCAGGCCCGGCACCGGGTCCTCGCGGGATTGGAGCGCTGGCTTCACCGGCGAATGACCGCCGTACTGGGTAATTCGCAGGCGGTGGTGAGGGACCTCCTCACCGAGGGGGTCTCGCCAGAGCGAGTTGGGCTTTTGCACAACGGCATAGACCTCCGGCCTTTTGCGGGTCCCGCGCGGCGCGACTCCTTGCGGGCGCAGTTCGGGGTGTCCGAGGAGACGCTGCTCATCATCTGCGTCGCGAACCTGATTCCCTACAAAGGGCACCGGGACCTCTTTCAGGCCCTCGCGGGGATCCGCGCGTCGCTAGGCGTCGACTGGCGGCTCCTCTGCGTCGGCGAGGGAGGCGAGTACCGGCATGTGCTTGAGGCCGAGGCGAAGCGGCTTGGCATCGAGGCGCACGTGCACTTCCTCGGCTCGCGCAGTGACGTGCCCGCGCTCCTGATGGCAAGCGACGTCGGTGTTCTCGCGTCCCACGAGGAGGGGTTCTCGAATAGCATTCTCGAGGGGATGGCAGCAGGGCTGCCCATGGTCGTGACCGCAGTGGGAGGTAACGGGGAAGCGGTGGAGGACGGTGAGACCGGCAGAGTCGTCCCGCCGCAGGACCTTCATGCGTTGGGGCTGGCTCTGGCAGAGCTTGCTGTCGATCCAGAGCTGCGAAAGCGATTCGGCAGCGCAGGGCGTGCCCGCGTCGCCCAGCGTTATTCCCTGGAGGTCTGCGTGGCCCGTTATGCAGGGCTCTACGAGGGCCTCTTGACCCAGCCCGCGACCCCCGTGACATCTCTCCTGCCGCAACCGGAGGCGTCGGAGGCTGTCTCTGAGCCAGGACTCCGTCTGGGTAGTGGGACGGGACGAGAACCTCCGTTCCCCGGTCAGTCGGTGCCTGCTTCCGTGC